A window of the Dictyostelium discoideum AX4 chromosome 4 chromosome, whole genome shotgun sequence genome harbors these coding sequences:
- a CDS encoding hypothetical protein (Similar to Lactococcus lactis (Subsp. lactis) (Streptococcus lactis). oxidoreductase), translating into MSNTSSDNYKVWFITGVTGGAGKALASRLLEIGGYKVAGTSRSKEKLNSLDGSLISNKDFLRLQVNLIDEKNVKESIEETIKKFGKIDIIVNNAGQSIFGSVEEITDKEQRLLMDVLYFGPCNVIRSVLPHFRKRKSGLIFNISSVIGGDPTNNVPFFSGYCAGKSAIHSMTQCLREEVKQFNINVCCILLGYLKTSFSSPLTTNQIKDYNLKEKANDMNKQFQNNTPESPINFANFIIENSKHSNIPQTIQFGKNPYHNPNNSNNPNNNNKPSYPHQKVRVNQDLPKQFDKDIANLPELTDGNIHMPYILHE; encoded by the coding sequence atgtcAAATACTTCAAGTGATAATTATAAAGTTTGGTTCATAACTGGAGTTACAGGTGGAGCAGGTAAAGCATTAGCATCTAGATTATTAGAAATTGGAGGTTATAAAGTTGCAGGTACATCCAGAAgtaaagagaaattaaattctttagaTGGTAgtttaatatcaaataaGGATTTCCTTAGATTAcaagtaaatttaattgatgagaAAAATGTAAAGgaatcaattgaagaaaCCATAAAGAAATTCGgtaaaattgatattattgtaaataatgCCGGACAATCAATATTTGGTAGTGTTGAAGAGATTACTGATAAAGAACAAAGGTTATTAATGGATGTATTGTATTTCGGTCCTTGTAATGTAATTCGTTCAGTTTTACCTCATTTTAGAAAGAGAAAATCCGGTTTAATCTTCAACATCTCTTCAGTTATTGGTGGTGATCCTACCAATAATGTACCCTTCTTTTCTGGATATTGTGCTGGTAAATCTGCAATTCACTCAATGACTCAATGTCTCAGGGAAGAGgttaaacaatttaatattaatgtgTGTTGCATCCTTTTAGGTTATTTAAAAACCAGTTTCAGTAGTCCATTAACAActaatcaaattaaagacTATAATCTTAAAGAGAAAGCCAATGATATGAATAAACAATTCCAAAATAATACACCAGaatcaccaattaattttgctaattttatcattgaaaattcaaaacaTTCAAATATTCCCCAAACAATCCAATTTGGTAAAAATCCATAccataatccaaataattcaaataatccaaataataataataaaccatcTTATCCTCATCAAAAAGTAAGAGTTAATCAAGATCTTCCAAAGCAATTTGATAAAGATATTGCAAATTTACCAGAATTAACTGATGGTAATATTCATATGCCTTATATTTTacatgaataa